A genomic window from Lasioglossum baleicum chromosome 7, iyLasBale1, whole genome shotgun sequence includes:
- the LOC143210724 gene encoding 52 kDa repressor of the inhibitor of the protein kinase-like gives MTYEKLQNIRDGKCLSVDRQIDASRISQAAVNRKRLEPIIKTIILCGRQNIPLRGHRDYGEISFEQEPIANEGNFRTLLRMRFDAGDENLTEHFKHAAKNATYISWNMQNQIINACNEVILNHLVKKINSAKCFSLLADETCDISTTEQLSLCVRYIDEENDSKLCEQFLQFVPVTSTTGKNLSQTILESLNNYGIDLCYLRGQGYDGAASMSGKFNGVQAHISAIYPQALYVHCASHSLNLAIGNAVSVIDIRNCIGIIEKVHNFFNTPKRQKILIDNIDKHVPDTKRQKLRQVCPTRWVERHEAIMTMAELYDAVIYSLETISSWEDRDSSSNAKLLSNSLCEFGFIISLFSLQNIFAYTLPLSKILQKSDNDLLIALNFVDDVVAQLRIVREKPDSPFKDIFDEACIKANNFNIDIKKPRTASKQTLRSNVPADSVEEYFRRNIFIPFIDQILNQLHEGFTRHSNTLKHFFILLPNGKDAPTASLMDDFRQLCEFYARDLISTNPAILNAEFKLWRAKFGKAVGTDPCKNAIDAITKCDKMIYPNIYNLLKILATLPVTTCVSERSFSTLRILKTYLRSTMTQPRLNGLALLYIHRGINITVTEVIEELCKKKRKLDFIL, from the coding sequence ATGACTTACGAAAAACTACAAAATATTAGAGATGGAAAATGTCTTTCAGTTGATCGACAAATTGATGCAAGCAGGATATCACAAGCTGCAGTTAACCGGAAACGATTGGAACCGAttataaaaacaataattttatgtGGTCGGCAAAATATACCTCTGAGAGGACATCGCGATTATGGAGAAATTTCATTTGAACAGGAACCAATCGCTAATGAAGGCAATTTTCGAACTTTGCTAAGAATGAGATTCGATGCGGGCGATGAGAACCTCACTGAACATTTTAAACATGCTGCTAAAAACGCTACCTACATTAGCTGGAACATGCAAAATCAAATCATAAATGCTTGTAATGAAGTCATTTTGAACCATTtggtaaaaaaaattaattcggcGAAATGTTTTTCACTTCTTGCCGATGAAACTTGTGACATTTCTACCACTGAGCAACTTTCCTTGTGTGTCAGGTACATAGACGAAGAAAATGATAGCAAGCTTTGTGAACAATTCCTACAATTTGTTCCTGTAACAAGTACTACAGGAAAAAACTTATCTCAGACAATATTAGAAAGTTTAAATAACTATGGTATCGATTTATGTTATTTACGTGGGCAAGGTTACGACGGTGCCGCATCAATGAGCGGAAAGTTTAATGGTGTTCAAGCTCATATATCAGCTATATATCCACAAGCTTTATATGTTCATTGTGCATCACATAGTTTGAATTTGGCAATTGGAAATGCTGTATCTGTGATTGATATAAGAAATTGCATTGGTATAATTGAAAAAGTACACAATTTCTTCAATACCCCTAAGAGACAAAAAATTCTTATCGACAATATTGATAAACATGTACCGGATACTAAGAGACAGAAACTACGTCAAGTTTGTCCCACTAGGTGGGTGGAACGTCATGAAGCCATCATGACTATGGCGGAATTATATGATGCAGTGATTTATAGTCTTGAAACAATCAGTTCTTGGGAAGACAGAGACTCGTCCTCTAAtgcaaaactattgagtaattcGTTGTGTGAATTTGGATTTATAATATCTTTATTTAGCTTGCAAAATATATTTGCGTACACTTTACCACTTTCTAAAATCCTGCAAAAGTCTGATAATGATCTATTAATTGCCCTAAACTTTGTTGATGATGTTGTGGCTCAATTAAGAATCGTTCGTGAAAAACCAGATTCTCCTTTTAAAGATATTTTTGATGAAGCCTGCATAAaagctaataattttaatattgacaTTAAAAAACCAAGAACTGCATCAAAACAAACATTGAGGTCTAATGTCCCAGCTGATTCTGTAGAGGAGTATTTTAGGAGAAATATTTTCATTCCATTCATTGACCAAATATTGAATCAACTTCATGAAGGTTTCACTCGACACAGCAATacgttaaaacatttttttattcttttaccAAATGGAAAAGACGCTCCAACAGCAAGTCTAATGGATGATTTTCGTCAGTTGTGTGAATTTTATGCCCGTGATTTGATTTCAACAAATCCAGCAATTCTAAACGCGGAATTCAAATTGTGGCGTGCAAAATTTGGAAAAGCGGTTGGAACAGATCCATGCAAAAATGCCATTGATGCGATTACGAAATGTGATAAAATGATATatcctaatatttataatttattaaaaatattagcaaCGCTTCCGGTGACGACGTGCGTCAGTGAAAGATCATTTTCTACATTAAGAATTTTGAAAACATATTTAAGATCCACAATGACACAACCACGACTGAATGGGTTGGCTTTGTTATACATACACAGAGGCATTAATATAACTGTAACCGAAGTAATTGAAGAGCTgtgtaaaaagaaaagaaaactagattttattctataa